The Candidatus Bathyarchaeota archaeon sequence ATGTTAGATCTCATCCTACTGATCATAGGTGTCGGGTCGAGTATGAACCCTCCCCTGGCTCTGGTTCTATCATCGATTGGCCGAACCTCCACATGAATGTGGTAATCTGTCCAGAAATTGAAGAATGGGCTCCAAACGGTCTCTCCAATGGTATCCCCGACCTTAACGTAGTCTCCAACTTCGACTGTAGGCTTGGCATGCAAGATCTTTGTACATACATCCATATCCCGTTCACCAATGACAATAATGTAATCATCAATCCCTCCCAGCCTCTTGACCTCTATAACCTCGCCATCTACTGGACTGTAAGCTATCTTGCATCCCCTTCTGGGATATATGTCGACTGCCGCAAGATGTTTATGCGCATAGTATGGACTATTACTGAACGATAAGAATCCGTCCCCACTCGCATGTACCATTATCCCCATGCACTCAGCTATGCTTATCATCTCAACATCAACGACAGCGCTCTTCTGTGGATATTCTCTCATGGGCTGAAGGA is a genomic window containing:
- a CDS encoding peptidoglycan DD-metalloendopeptidase family protein, whose amino-acid sequence is MREYPQKSAVVDVEMISIAECMGIMVHASGDGFLSFSNSPYYAHKHLAAVDIYPRRGCKIAYSPVDGEVIEVKRLGGIDDYIIVIGERDMDVCTKILHAKPTVEVGDYVKVGDTIGETVWSPFFNFWTDYHIHVEVRPIDDRTRARGGFILDPTPMISRMRSNIEQPTTFTVTEKSDRYVILTPESSVAPYTTPLSLNIQGSPLILEGGLTHYGHGGLWGFLSGLDVPSLKVYGELQVDFLQSGYIHFTCPIRKILIGGSTFRGVSLYLNYPHIKLIPINLGEVPLNIGDEVSTSEIFPLE